From the genome of Perca flavescens isolate YP-PL-M2 chromosome 12, PFLA_1.0, whole genome shotgun sequence, one region includes:
- the clcn2a gene encoding chloride channel protein 2a, whose product MTFLLLSPTAYHLHKSCLFFFCLFCTQMYGRYTQELGVYAKEEAARLRDGGVRDGGGLRRNTSVRSRAAELLDYEKEPCAKCHLCASRCQKFLISRVGEDWIFLILLGLLMALVSWVMDYAIAFCQEAQKWMYGGLDSNMLLQYIAWVTYPVVLITFSAGFTQILAPQAVGSGIPEMKTILRGVVLKEYLTFKTFVAKVIGLTCALGSGMPLGKEGPFVHVASLCAALLSKFMAPLFGGIYMEEPFEGSKNELRNTEMLSAACAVGVGCCFAAPIGGVLFSIEVTSTFFAVRNYWRGFFAATFSAFIFRVLAVWNQEEETITALFKTRFRLDFPFDLQELPAFAILGIACGFGGALFVYLNRLIVECMRKQKTINKFLLRKRLVYPALVTLLISTLTFPPGFGQFMAGQLTQHESLVALFDNRTWCRHGVAEEFDYTSHHHAWKHPQVNVFITLILFIIMKFWMSAVATTMPVPCGAFMPVFLIGAGFGRLVGEVMATMFPDGIHADGSVYPIVPGGYAVVGAAALSGAVTHTVSTAVIVFELTGQISHILPVMIAVILANAVAQSLQPSLYDSIIRIKKLPYLPELGMGHHEKYNIRVEDIMVRDVRYITLISCYRDLQEMLLTGQLKTLALVESSDSMILLGSIERLQLQSLLSLQLGRQRRLEYLRRLAQDNGNHDPLPSLNTDSTPSSPCSHTHINTSTNTNARQAVRFLVSTQQISTEESSSFSPGVSNVQLPLKSALKTVSAISDPETPNSSQTLSCADQDKDLLESPAGPAPPEKRKPKSKRVRISMAESTEVEDGMSPSDIAEWEEQQLDEPVDFKNCKIDPAPFQLVEQTSLHKTHTIFSLLGLDHAYVTSMGRLVGVVSLKELRKAIEGSVTVTGVKVRPPLASFRDCGNSTSVSEVTELHKLCIRHRGLSLPREPKRPDVVDKPDLAYKEIPVNFSDQSNLQFETSPGDVSSQSSELVLQESPSFTEEQSEFTFDCSPSHTEESELACDYDPPTHTPEPDDTEQEQRSPSMIRDQSEPEGEGIPVQTKHQSE is encoded by the exons TGTGTGCGTCCCGCTGCCAGAAGTTCCTGATCTCGCGGGTGGGGGAGGACTGGATCTTCCTCATTCTGCTGGGGCTGCTCATGGCTCTTGTCAGCTGGGTCATGGACTACGCCATCGCCTTCTGCCAAGAAG CACAGAAGTGGATGTATGGTGGACTGGACAGTAACATGCTTCTGCAGTACATCGCCTGGGTCACCTACCCTGTAGTGCTCATCACTTTCTCAGCAGGATTCACACAGATTCTGGCTCCTCAGGCTGTGG GTTCAGGTATTCCTGAGATGAAGACGATACTGAGGGGGGTTGTCCTGAAGGAGTACCTGACGTTTAAGACGTTTGTGGCCAAAGTCATCGGTCTGACCTGTGCTCTGGGCAGTGGGATGCCTCTGGGGAAGGAG GGACCCTTCGTTCATGTTGCCAGTCTGTGCGCCGCTCTCCTGAGCAAATTCATGGCTCCTCTTTTTGGTGGGATTTACATG GAAGAGCCCTTTGAGGGAAGCAAG AACGAGCTGAGGAATACAGAGATGCTGTCGGCTGCCTGTGCAGTGGGTGTGGGCTGCTGCTTCGCTGCCCCCATCGGAG gggtGCTGTTCAGTATTGAGGTCACTTCCACGTTTTTTGCGGTGAGGAACTACTGGAGGGGCTTCTTTGCAGCCACCTTCAGTGCCTTCATATTCAGAGTGCTGGCGGTGTGGAACCAGGAGGAAG AGACCATCACTGCTCTTTTTAAGACCCGTTTCCGTCTTGACTTTCCGTTTGATCTTCAGGAGCTGCCGGCGTTCGCCATCCTCGG gATTGCCTGTGGTTTTGGTGGTGCTCTGTTTGTCTACCTGAACCGGCTGATTGTAGAGTGCATGAGGAAGCAGAAGACTATTAACAAGTTCTTGCTGAGGAA GCGTCTGGTGTATCCCGCTCTCGTCACCCTGCTGATCTCCACTCTCACGTTCCCTCCGGGCTTCGGGCAGTTCATGGCGGGACAG CTGACGCAGCACGAGTCTCTGGTCGCACTGTTCGACAACCGCACGTGGTGCCGCCACGGCGTGGCGGAGGAGTTTGACTACACCAGCCACCACCACGCCTGGAAACACCCACAGGTCAACGTCTTCATCACActcatcctcttcatcatcatgAAG TTCTGGATGTCCGCCGTGGCCACAACCATGCCGGTTCCATGCGGGGCCTTCATGCCAGTTTTTCTTATCG GTGCAGGATTTGGCAGACTTGTTGGAGAGGTCATGGCAACCATGTTTCCTGATGGCATACATGCTGACGGCAGCGTGTATCCCATAGTTCCCGGCGGTTATGCTGTAGTTG GTGCTGCAGCGTTGTCTGGAGCAGTCACCCACACTGTATCCACAGCAGTCATAGTGTTTGAGCTGACTGGTCAGATCTCCCACATCCTGCCTGTGATGATCGCTGTGATCCTGGCCAACGCCGTGGCCCAGTCGCTCCAACCATCCCTGTACGACTCCATCATCCGCATCAAGAAACTCCCTTATCTACCTGAGCTGGGCATGGGACATCACGA GAAGTACAATATCCGAGTGGAGGACATCATGGTCAGGGATGTGCGCTACATCACTCTTATCTCTTGCTATCGAGACCTGCAGGAGATGCTGCTGACTGGTCAGCTCAAAACACTGGCCCTGGTTGAGTCCAGCG ACTCGATGatcctgctgggctccatagaGCGACTGCAGCTCCAGTCGCTGCTCTCTCTGCAGCTGGGCCGCCAGCGGAGGCTGGAGTACCTCCGCCGGCTGGCCCAGGACAACGGCAACCACGATCCCCTGCCCAGCCTGAACACCGACAGCACGCCCAGCTCCCCCTGCTCCCACACCCACATCAACACCTCGACCAACACCAACGCTCGCCAAGCGGTGCGCTTCCTGGTGAGCACCCAACAG ATATCCACAGAGGAGTCTTCCTCCTTCAGCCCAGGGGTTTCCAACGTTCAACTCCCTCTAAAATCTGCCTTGAAAACTGTGTCAGCCATCAGCGACCCAGAGACGCCAAATA GTTCTCAGACCCTCTCCTGTGCTGACCAAGACAAGGACTTGCTGgag AGCCCGGCTGGGCCGGCTCCTCCTGAAAAAAGAAAGCCCAAGTCCAAACGAGTGAGGATCTCCATGGCG GAATCTACTGAAGTGGAGGATGGCATGTCCCCATCAGAC ATAGCAGAGTGggaggagcagcagctcgaTGAGCCGGTGGATTTCAAGAACTGCAAGATTGATCCCGCTCCCTTCCAGCTGGTGGAGCAAACATCTCTGCATAAG aCCCACACTATCTTCTCTCTGCTGGGTCTGGATCACGCCTATGTCACCAGCATGGGGCGTCTGGTTGGAGTGGTCTCTCTCAAAGAG CTGCGTAAAGCCATAGAGGGCTCGGTGACAGTGACTGGAGTAAAAGTGCGCCCTCCGTTGGCCAGTTTCCGTGACTGTGGGAACAGCACAAGTGTATCAGAGGTAACGGAACTACACAAGCTTTGCATCCGCCACAGGGGGCTCTCATTGCCACGCGAACCCAAGCGTCCTGACGTGGTGGACAAGCCAGATCTCGCCTACAAAGAGATCCCCGTCAACTtctcggaccaatcaaatttgCAGTTTGAAACCAGCCCCGGTGACGTTTCAAGTCAGTCGTCGGAGTTGGTGCTCCAGGAGAGCCCCTCGTTCACCGAGGAGCAATCAGAGTTTACTTTTGACTGCAGCCCCTCCCACACTGAGGAATCAGAGCTGGCCTGTGACTAtgacccccccacccacactcCTGAGCCGGACGACACGGAGCAAGAACAGCGGAGTCCATCAATGATCAGGGACCAATCAGAACCTGAAGGAGAGGGTATCCCCGTCCAAACTAAGCATCAATCAGAATGA